The Sandaracinaceae bacterium genome has a segment encoding these proteins:
- a CDS encoding putative metal-binding motif-containing protein: MRRNTRLLWAACAVLLLGSDFRGCGGGAPEGAPLDAGRPLPVRTGPCLVDGDCASEDMCVLLVCRAGRCVEEGPPFDTDGDRVAPPPCGDDCDDRNASTFPGAAETCNGIDDDCDGVVDEGAPGARAFDGPRLDLARLVALPSGWAFVGLSAEGDLVAQVVAASGELREPSVVATAMELGDVVDVAAHGSGRQVLVILARGPAGPPLRLVLDLVGESLVATGRPTEVGEAGAERVAVTLFGGSEWVAWDTTSQRFLLRSSDASTRTLDRGDGFTRPTLATDGANLAVADGDRVVRFYGADGGEVAAQEMSGPFAASPLASGEGVVYVAYRDAFDHLIAQVSTTTVGSGVTAPSGSREDDVTLARTEEHVLFLRADAREARATLLSLDLRAFVASFLRTQITPHDGTPRRVTTATSGMGLSAIGTAFAGQTGLGVLRCRD; encoded by the coding sequence GTGCGTCGAAACACGCGCCTGCTCTGGGCGGCTTGCGCCGTCCTCCTCCTGGGCTCCGACTTCCGGGGCTGCGGCGGCGGAGCGCCCGAGGGCGCGCCCCTCGACGCGGGCCGCCCGCTGCCCGTGCGAACGGGCCCCTGCCTCGTCGACGGGGATTGCGCGAGCGAGGACATGTGCGTGCTGCTCGTCTGCCGCGCGGGCCGCTGCGTGGAGGAGGGCCCACCCTTCGACACCGACGGCGACCGCGTCGCCCCGCCGCCCTGCGGAGACGACTGCGACGACCGCAACGCGTCGACGTTCCCGGGGGCGGCCGAGACCTGCAACGGGATCGACGACGACTGCGATGGCGTGGTCGACGAAGGCGCGCCCGGCGCGCGCGCGTTCGACGGGCCGAGGCTGGATCTCGCGCGCCTCGTCGCGCTCCCCAGCGGCTGGGCCTTCGTCGGGCTGAGCGCCGAGGGCGACCTGGTCGCGCAGGTGGTCGCCGCGAGCGGGGAGCTGCGCGAGCCCAGCGTGGTGGCCACGGCGATGGAGCTGGGCGACGTGGTCGACGTCGCGGCGCACGGCAGCGGGCGCCAGGTGCTGGTGATCCTCGCGCGCGGCCCGGCCGGCCCTCCCCTGCGACTCGTGCTCGACTTGGTCGGCGAGTCCCTCGTCGCGACGGGCCGGCCCACCGAGGTGGGCGAGGCGGGGGCGGAGCGCGTGGCCGTGACCCTGTTCGGCGGGAGCGAGTGGGTCGCCTGGGACACGACATCGCAACGCTTCTTGCTGCGCTCGAGCGACGCGTCCACGCGCACGCTCGACCGCGGCGACGGCTTCACGCGGCCGACCCTGGCCACCGACGGGGCGAACCTGGCCGTGGCGGACGGGGATCGCGTGGTCCGGTTCTACGGAGCGGACGGCGGCGAGGTCGCGGCGCAGGAGATGTCGGGGCCGTTCGCCGCCTCCCCGCTCGCGTCGGGAGAGGGAGTGGTCTACGTCGCGTACCGCGACGCGTTCGATCACCTCATCGCGCAGGTCTCGACGACGACCGTCGGCTCGGGCGTGACCGCGCCGTCGGGGAGCCGCGAGGACGACGTCACGCTCGCCCGCACCGAGGAGCACGTGCTCTTCCTCCGCGCCGACGCGCGGGAGGCCCGCGCCACCCTCCTCTCGCTCGATCTCCGCGCCTTCGTGGCGAGCTTCCTGCGCACGCAGATCACGCCCCATGATGGCACCCCGCGCCGCGTGACGACGGCGACGAGCGGCATGGGCCTCAGCGCGATCGGGACCGCGTTCGCGGGGCAGACCGGCCTCGGCGTCCTCCGCTGCCGCGATTGA